A stretch of Oncorhynchus mykiss isolate Arlee chromosome 26, USDA_OmykA_1.1, whole genome shotgun sequence DNA encodes these proteins:
- the LOC110527022 gene encoding immunoglobulin superfamily containing leucine-rich repeat protein 2, whose amino-acid sequence MSRSFVFFLSLWSSVIEVGRGCPELCDCSDKYGRHFAECSYKDLVDIPERLPPNVTTLSLTANKISLVESGSFDNVTQVTSLWMAHNEIVTIEPGTLAPLVQLRNFDVSHNKMVDFPWEDLRHLTALQLLKMDHNEMVSLPKDSFSNLKDLRSLRLNNNRFTTITQGTFDSLISLSHLQLYNNPFTCHCRMDWLRDWILNATISVPEQNLIVCETPEQLRGAVIVKLSESKCMAPNVSITAEPNVENTTLYEGTVLILNCEIKGNPKPEVIWKIHTNRQSVEYPLSTKGKESAESNESNEDSRTTDIPFEMFRNGTLVIPRLSKKNNGNYSCTATNEFGKDDDSLSIVVVVPKPPPPQPVGKVIGPPVTINGEKIPSVLQPVIKTSINNPFKPFNIPHLEGKYNIFPTLPPIEVDTERTEQVPKYPSRATSKCTLTSETQYISNQAFNLSLEDVRQYTFDFGVIALGVSETEAKVRLNPLLLPKDDTDIRLSPTEGFHSIHKEPPNQSEVTRRARADSGLYLCVTSDHRHSAIQWSRMEDGINTYLFQDLRPGANYSLCLTYRGEDCEVQVLFTTRKRVPNLLIIIVVSICLLTVSTVPLLGATCFHLVYKYRSKTYKLIMKAKDHQHHMERNLVVNFNLRNSYAESQTQITASETGEGEDGESESGGEREEDVEGSGVTESFTLSQYRGNLDECEMGSEFSDRLPLGAEAVNISGQYKEPHH is encoded by the coding sequence ATGTCTCGTTCCTTCGTGTTCTTCCTCTCCTTATGGAGCTCTGTTATTGAAGTCGGACGCGGTTGTCCTGAACTATGCGACTGCTCCGACAAATACGGACGCCACTTCGCTGAATGCTCCTACAAAGACTTGGTTGACATCCCTGAAAGGTTGCCCCCCAACGTGACCACTCTGAGTCTCACCGCCAACAAAATATCTCTGGTGGAGTCGGGCAGCTTCGACAATGTGACCCAAGTCACGTCCTTATGGATGGCCCATAACGAGATAGTCACCATCGAACCGGGCACCCTGGCTCCCCTGGTCCAGCTGAGGAACTTTGACGTCAGTCACAACAAGATGGTGGATTTCCCTTGGGAGGATCTCCGTCACCTCACAGCCCTGCAGCTGCTGAAGATGGACCACAATGAGATGGTCAGTCTGCCTAAAGACTCCTTCTCTAACCTCAAGGACCTGAGGTCTCTCCGCCTCAACAACAACCGGTTCACCACTATAACGCAGGGGACTTTCGACAGCCTGATCTCCCTGTCTCatctacagctctataataaccCATTCACATGCCACTGCAGGATGGACTGGCTGAGGGACTGGATTCTAAACGCCACCATATCGGTTCCGGAACAGAACTTGATTGTCTGTGAAACTCCAGAGCAGTTGAGAGGAGCGGTGATCGTGAAACTGTCTGAGTCAAAGTGCATGGCCCCTAATGTCAGCATAACGGCTGAGCCTAACGTTGAGAATACGACACTCTATGAAGGCACAGTGTTGATCCTGAACTGTGAGATCAAAGGGAACCCAAAGCCAGAGGTTATCTGGAAAATCCACACAAACCGTCAAAGTGTAGAGTACCCTCTGTCCACCAAAGGTAAAGAATCAGCAGAATCCAATGAATCTAACGAGGATTCTAGAACGACAGACATTCCATTTGAAATGTTCCGTAACGGCACTCTAGTCATACCGCGCCTTAGTAAAAAGAACAATGGCAACTACAGCTGTACCGCCACCAATGAGTTTGGTAAAGATGACGATTCACTAtcaatagtagtggtagtaccaaaaccaccaccacctcaacctgTTGGAAAAGTGATTGGGCCACCAGTTACTATTAATGGGGAGAAAATCCCCTCAGTACTTCAACCTGTGATCAAAACCTCCATTAATAACCCTTTTAAACCATTCAATATTCCCCATTTGGAGGGAAAGTACAATATCTTCCCAACACTTCCTCCCATTGAAGTTGACACTGAGCGTACGGAGCAAGTGCCCAAATATCCATCCCGTGCAACTAGCAAATGTACCTTGACCAGTGAGACACAGTACATATCCAACCAGGCCTTCAATTTAAGCCTGGAAGATGTCAGGCAGTATACCTTTGACTTTGGAGTCATAGCCTTAGGGGTGTCAGAGACCGAGGCTAAAGTTAGACTcaatcctctcctccttcctaaaGACGACACAGACATCCGTCTCAGCCCCACAGAAGGGTTCCATTCCATCCACAAAGAGCCTCCCAACCAATCAGAGGTAACCAGGAGAGCCCGGGCGGACTCAGGGCTGTATCTGTGTGTCACCTCAGACCACAGACACTCAGCCATCCAGTGGTCCAGGATGGAAGATGGCATCAACACCTATCTGTTCCAGGACCTGCGCCCCGGCGCCAACTACTCCCTCTGTCTCACCTACAGAGGAGAGGACTGCGAGGTGCAGGTCCTCTTCACCACCAGGAAGAGAGTTCCTAACCTGTTGATCATTATAGTCGTCAGTATCTGTCTCCTCACCGTCTCCACCGTGCCCCTGCTGGGGGCCACCTGCTTCCACCTGGTCTACAAATATAGGAGCAAGACCTACAAGCTCATCATGAAGGCTAAAGACCACCAGCATCACATGGAGAGGAACCTAGTGGTCAACTTCAACCTGAGGAACTCGTACGCCGAGTCACAGACGCAGATCACAGCCAGCGAGACGGGGGAGGGAGAGGACGGGGAGTcggagagtgggggggagagagaggaggacgtgGAGGGGAGTGGGGTGACCGAGTCGTTCACTCTGTCTCAGTACAGAGGGAATCTGGATGAGTGTGAGATGGGCTCAGAGTTCAGCGATAGGTTACCACTCGGGGCGGAAGCTGTTAATATCTCTGGGCAGTACAAAGAGCCACACCACTga